One genomic region from Vibrio sp. STUT-A11 encodes:
- a CDS encoding BatD family protein encodes MLHVICVLMSLCTSLTFAQDIQDLQRSHNVEIKAWVGKAPSEDEKSTSPNFSVNEQVILTIEVATPRWFTGGTRIGSVEIPDVIAKQRNQLATNFTERKGGQTWSRQRWEVTLYPQVSGDFVVPPIAVGVQVSAPDGKNVSGILYTQPVQFSASLPSGLLSDSSQWFAATHVDVNQEWETSSEPLKVGDAITRKITITAQDSLSVLLPDLLKGKSTNRYQVYPQPHRLTDTQTRGDYQSTRTEESVYVIQQGGELSLPAYEFQWWNSQTKQLESIVIEGQSFQAKHTLKSFVKAYFVWIVSLIVIVVLSIVLFLAIKRYYRSRPIPPWLNLHRLLKENRWGEARAALYRQLRVNTSELEMRHADSSDSWQKSSSRMQSGERSSSLIKSMWRKIQTKQNHLKLRIPKALPQLDKLKQRDGIE; translated from the coding sequence CTTAACTTTCGCCCAAGACATTCAAGACTTGCAGCGGAGTCATAATGTAGAAATAAAAGCTTGGGTTGGTAAAGCTCCAAGTGAAGATGAAAAAAGTACATCACCCAACTTCAGTGTCAACGAGCAAGTCATTTTGACTATTGAGGTGGCGACTCCGCGTTGGTTTACTGGCGGAACGCGAATTGGCTCTGTGGAAATCCCGGATGTGATTGCCAAACAACGTAACCAACTGGCAACCAACTTCACTGAGCGTAAAGGAGGGCAAACCTGGTCGCGCCAACGTTGGGAAGTGACTTTGTATCCTCAGGTATCGGGTGATTTTGTTGTCCCTCCCATTGCAGTGGGGGTTCAGGTTTCAGCGCCTGATGGCAAAAACGTCTCAGGAATCCTTTACACGCAGCCAGTTCAGTTTTCAGCATCGTTACCATCGGGTCTATTGAGCGATAGTAGCCAGTGGTTTGCTGCGACACATGTCGACGTAAATCAAGAGTGGGAAACGTCTTCTGAACCGCTAAAAGTTGGCGATGCGATCACGCGAAAAATTACCATAACCGCGCAAGACAGTTTGTCAGTGTTGCTACCAGATCTGCTCAAAGGTAAGTCGACTAACCGATATCAAGTGTACCCACAGCCTCATCGTCTTACCGATACGCAAACGCGTGGTGACTATCAATCTACCCGGACTGAAGAAAGTGTGTATGTGATTCAGCAGGGCGGAGAGCTCTCGTTACCTGCTTATGAGTTCCAGTGGTGGAATAGTCAAACGAAACAGTTAGAAAGCATCGTGATTGAAGGGCAATCCTTTCAAGCAAAACATACCTTAAAGTCGTTTGTTAAAGCCTATTTCGTCTGGATAGTTAGCCTTATTGTGATAGTGGTGTTAAGTATCGTTTTGTTTCTAGCCATCAAGCGTTATTACCGTTCAAGGCCAATTCCACCATGGCTGAACTTGCATCGATTGCTCAAAGAAAATCGCTGGGGAGAGGCGAGAGCCGCCCTTTATAGGCAGTTACGAGTGAACACTTCTGAATTGGAGATGCGCCATGCAGATTCTAGTGACTCATGGCAGAAAAGCTCATCTCGAATGCAAAGTGGAGAACGCAGTTCTAGCCTGATCAAGTCGATGTGGCGCAAAATTCAGACGAAACAAAATCATCTTAAACTTCGTATACCAAAAGCTTTACCTCAATTGGATAAGTTAAAGCAAAGAGATGGTATTGAATAA
- a CDS encoding bifunctional diaminohydroxyphosphoribosylaminopyrimidine deaminase/5-amino-6-(5-phosphoribosylamino)uracil reductase RibD produces the protein MSQEFMRRALEISRNALPACQPNPPVGCVLVKGGQIVSEGYTQAIGGNHAEVEALNGYKGTLEQVTAYVTLEPCSFVGRTPACAVTLVNNGIKKVVVAMLDPDPRNSGRGIAILEQAGVEVEVGVCGEEVSAFLTPYLGKS, from the coding sequence ATGAGCCAAGAATTTATGCGTCGTGCGTTGGAGATTTCTCGAAATGCTCTACCAGCGTGTCAACCTAATCCACCAGTAGGCTGTGTTTTAGTTAAAGGCGGTCAGATCGTATCCGAGGGCTACACTCAGGCTATCGGTGGAAATCATGCCGAAGTGGAAGCGTTGAATGGATACAAGGGAACATTAGAGCAGGTCACCGCTTATGTGACACTTGAGCCTTGTTCGTTTGTTGGAAGAACGCCTGCCTGTGCGGTGACATTGGTAAATAATGGCATCAAAAAGGTTGTCGTTGCCATGCTCGACCCCGATCCTCGCAACAGCGGCCGTGGTATTGCTATTTTAGAGCAAGCTGGTGTTGAAGTAGAAGTCGGCGTTTGTGGTGAGGAAGTGAGTGCGTTTTTGACCCCGTATTTAGGTAAATCTTAA
- a CDS encoding VRR-NUC domain-containing protein, whose product MQKPVELAPDYYLDNFLKLTQHATHWYSDLLLEEEHHWLTTFEQLSKPSQCLLVRLYSRKGCWFRSDKLNYQEIPSLHEALSELEQSELVELSPALSHQELAANLLTKPEISALYTELPKSLKKDALVECLSNTEFDRYDQLEFTIIKLNSAHMIDVLLTLFFANTHQDLSQFVLDDLGLHQFEQYQLSKERRFFDSREQIDQLIELSQLANLYWQFDRKDKNNLDLLIEAMPQPVSHNYIDRKREHLLNDIGRDYERINELESAQAIFAQTRLPPSRERRARIFDKLQQDALFCDIVTEMLDSPIDVAEFEVAQKLEQRLQRKLGQKVPRAQKPKCNEYHLQLDLSQHRVELVTKEHFERLGWQVFYAENTLLNALFGLTFWDAIFAPVEGAFINAYQHRPLDLYHSDFASKRDKLIISAFNNLEAGNTKQLIEKYDAKIGISNPFVHWGAVSKALIEHALTTIPTSMLVDLFNVQLRDLKLYRNGMPDLIAFKGEQFEWIEVKGPGDKLQDNQWRWIKEFHRLQVPFSVCYVTAKD is encoded by the coding sequence ATGCAAAAACCTGTCGAACTTGCACCAGATTACTATTTAGATAATTTCCTCAAGCTAACCCAACATGCTACGCATTGGTACAGTGACTTATTACTAGAGGAAGAGCACCATTGGCTCACAACATTCGAGCAACTGAGCAAACCATCACAATGCCTATTAGTACGACTGTATAGCCGTAAAGGGTGTTGGTTTCGCAGTGACAAACTCAATTATCAGGAAATACCTTCTCTTCACGAAGCCCTGTCAGAGCTCGAACAATCGGAACTTGTTGAGCTATCCCCTGCGCTTTCTCACCAAGAGCTAGCGGCTAACTTACTCACAAAACCGGAAATCTCAGCCCTTTATACAGAGCTACCTAAGTCACTTAAAAAAGATGCGCTCGTTGAATGCTTAAGTAATACCGAATTTGATCGCTATGACCAGCTCGAGTTTACTATCATCAAACTCAATTCCGCGCATATGATAGATGTGTTGCTCACTCTATTCTTCGCCAATACGCATCAAGACTTGAGTCAATTCGTACTCGATGATCTTGGCCTGCATCAGTTCGAGCAATATCAATTAAGCAAAGAGCGGCGGTTCTTTGATTCGCGTGAACAAATTGATCAGTTGATTGAACTCAGCCAACTCGCCAACCTTTACTGGCAGTTTGACCGCAAAGACAAAAACAACCTTGATCTCCTCATTGAAGCCATGCCTCAGCCAGTCTCTCACAACTATATAGACAGAAAGCGTGAGCACCTGCTGAATGATATCGGGCGCGATTACGAACGTATTAATGAACTAGAATCAGCACAGGCGATTTTTGCGCAGACAAGGCTGCCCCCGAGTAGAGAACGCCGAGCACGTATCTTTGACAAATTACAGCAAGACGCTTTATTTTGTGACATTGTCACTGAAATGCTCGACTCCCCTATCGATGTCGCAGAATTCGAAGTGGCACAAAAGCTAGAACAACGGCTACAACGCAAGCTTGGACAAAAAGTTCCCAGGGCTCAGAAACCCAAATGCAATGAATACCATCTCCAACTGGATTTATCCCAACATCGCGTAGAGCTTGTTACCAAAGAACACTTTGAGCGTCTGGGATGGCAAGTGTTTTATGCGGAGAATACGTTGCTCAATGCTCTCTTTGGTTTAACCTTCTGGGACGCCATTTTTGCGCCCGTAGAAGGCGCTTTTATAAACGCGTATCAACATCGCCCACTCGATTTGTATCACAGTGACTTTGCTTCTAAACGCGACAAGTTAATCATATCCGCGTTCAATAACCTCGAAGCTGGAAATACAAAACAGTTAATAGAAAAATACGATGCCAAGATTGGGATAAGCAACCCGTTCGTTCATTGGGGCGCGGTAAGTAAAGCGCTTATCGAACATGCACTCACAACGATTCCGACATCAATGTTAGTCGATCTATTCAACGTCCAACTCCGAGATCTCAAACTTTACCGTAATGGTATGCCAGATTTAATTGCATTTAAGGGAGAACAATTTGAATGGATAGAAGTGAAAGGCCCGGGCGACAAACTACAAGACAACCAATGGCGTTGGATTAAAGAGTTTCACCGCCTTCAGGTACCGTTCTCGGTTTGCTATGTGACTGCCAAGGATTAA
- a CDS encoding OFA family MFS transporter, producing MSKIDKAMRILLAGFCINLCLGILYAWSVFNKALVTESGWTAAEASAPYATATITFSICLLVAGILQDRMGPRLILILGTVLTGLGMIASGFVDSPLMLNITFGVITGAGIGFGYACLSPSAMKWFHASKKGMVNGIIAAGFGLAAIYLAPVTSSLIDSMGIQTSFLVLGVGILAIAVPLAATINNPPADYTPAEPKLKQGQAPKAVKKSDDLTWKAMLKTPQFYSLWVMYAFAASVGLMIIGNITTIASVQANLPNAVYLASILAVFNSGGRVAAGMLADKIGGVRTLLLAFVLQGVNMVLFATFDSEFTLIIGTAIAAVGYGTLLAVFPTLTAEFYGLKNYGTNYGVLYTAWGIGGAIGAAVVGFSMTNGEGYTLAYTVSAAMMAVCIVLAFITKPLTEAKVAKLKIA from the coding sequence ATGAGCAAGATTGATAAAGCGATGCGCATTCTGCTAGCAGGTTTCTGCATCAACCTTTGTCTTGGCATCCTGTATGCCTGGAGTGTATTCAACAAGGCATTGGTCACTGAATCCGGCTGGACTGCCGCAGAGGCTTCAGCACCATACGCGACTGCAACCATCACCTTCTCTATCTGTCTTCTTGTTGCAGGCATCCTACAAGACCGCATGGGACCACGTTTGATCCTTATCCTGGGTACCGTATTAACAGGTCTGGGGATGATCGCATCTGGCTTTGTGGACTCTCCTCTAATGCTGAACATTACGTTTGGTGTTATCACTGGTGCAGGTATCGGTTTTGGTTACGCTTGTTTGTCACCTTCTGCTATGAAGTGGTTCCACGCATCGAAGAAAGGTATGGTTAACGGCATCATCGCAGCAGGTTTTGGTCTGGCTGCTATTTACCTGGCACCAGTAACATCTTCATTGATTGACAGCATGGGAATTCAAACCAGCTTTTTGGTTCTTGGTGTTGGCATTCTTGCTATTGCTGTTCCTCTAGCAGCGACCATCAACAATCCACCAGCAGACTACACGCCAGCAGAGCCTAAACTAAAACAAGGTCAGGCACCAAAAGCGGTGAAGAAGTCAGATGACCTAACTTGGAAAGCAATGCTAAAAACGCCACAGTTCTACTCTCTATGGGTCATGTACGCGTTCGCGGCTTCTGTTGGTCTAATGATCATCGGCAACATCACTACAATCGCAAGCGTTCAAGCTAACTTGCCAAACGCAGTGTACCTTGCGTCTATTCTTGCAGTATTCAACTCTGGCGGCCGTGTTGCAGCTGGTATGCTTGCAGATAAAATCGGTGGTGTCCGTACGCTGCTACTTGCGTTCGTTCTGCAGGGCGTAAACATGGTGTTGTTCGCAACATTCGACTCTGAATTCACGCTTATCATTGGTACGGCAATCGCAGCAGTAGGTTACGGCACACTTCTCGCGGTATTCCCTACGCTAACCGCTGAGTTCTACGGCCTGAAAAACTATGGTACAAACTACGGCGTACTTTACACGGCATGGGGTATTGGTGGTGCAATCGGCGCTGCGGTTGTTGGCTTCTCTATGACCAACGGCGAAGGTTACACTCTGGCTTACACCGTTTCTGCAGCAATGATGGCAGTATGTATCGTATTAGCGTTCATCACTAAGCCACTAACTGAAGCAAAAGTTGCGAAGCTTAAAATCGCATAA
- a CDS encoding NADH:ubiquinone oxidoreductase — protein sequence MKLFLVLFASVSAGVASAEHFHSFMLGLSIASLAVGSCYFFAFRSSRFPQLALFLLICGMLSKLAITVTGVMWGMSAELITSPIVFALSYFFFSLAVTYLWFTYRQSITRIPERFKAA from the coding sequence ATGAAACTGTTCCTAGTGCTTTTCGCTTCTGTTTCTGCAGGTGTGGCATCGGCAGAGCATTTCCATTCATTTATGTTAGGTCTTTCTATCGCTTCCTTGGCTGTTGGTAGCTGCTACTTTTTCGCTTTTCGTAGCTCTCGCTTCCCGCAACTTGCACTGTTCTTATTGATCTGTGGCATGTTGTCTAAACTGGCAATTACCGTTACGGGTGTGATGTGGGGTATGTCTGCAGAGCTGATTACTTCACCGATTGTGTTTGCTTTGTCTTACTTCTTCTTCTCTCTTGCAGTAACATACCTATGGTTTACTTACCGCCAAAGCATTACACGAATCCCAGAGCGTTTTAAAGCCGCGTAA